Proteins from one Salmonella bongori NCTC 12419 genomic window:
- a CDS encoding T3SS effector NleG family protein, with the protein MEEQLDRLFPSRVSAGVQGVLGKIDACLFATEPTGFQIPGVHLTCPITLNIPERGVFARTSLQSDVRCLYDSTALKELVSRRLPHPISREAITAAHIVPKEQCHFDPEKGAFIHSASQ; encoded by the coding sequence ATGGAAGAGCAGCTTGATCGCCTGTTTCCTTCAAGAGTATCAGCCGGTGTGCAGGGGGTTCTGGGGAAAATTGACGCGTGTCTCTTTGCCACAGAACCGACGGGCTTTCAAATCCCCGGTGTACACCTGACCTGTCCGATAACGCTAAATATCCCTGAGAGGGGCGTCTTTGCCCGGACATCATTACAGTCAGATGTCCGTTGCTTATATGACTCAACTGCACTGAAAGAGCTCGTGTCCCGGCGCCTGCCTCATCCGATTAGCAGGGAAGCCATAACAGCGGCGCATATAGTTCCAAAAGAGCAGTGTCATTTTGACCCGGAGAAGGGCGCGTTTATTCATTCTGCATCACAATAG
- the hutI gene encoding imidazolonepropionase: MRQLLPGDIIWRNIRLATMDPQRQTPYGLVDNHALIVREGGIVDIVPQAQLPVSGDNIHDMQGRLVTPGLIDCHTHLIFAGNRADEWEQRLNGVSYQHISAQGGGINATVSATRACPEETLYLLARERMMRLINEGVTLLEIKSGYGLELATEEKMLRVAAKLAAENAIDISPTLLAAHATPAEYRGDPDGYIAMVCETIIPQLWKKGLFEAVDLFCESVGFNVAQSERVLQTAQASGIPVKGHVEQLSLSGGAQLVSRYHGLSADHIDYLDEAGVAAMRDGGTVGVLLPGAFYFLRETQRPPVELLRRYQVPVAVASDFNPGTSPFCSLHLAMNMACVQFGLTPEEVWAGVTRHAARALGRQATHGQIRAGYRADFVVWDAEQPVEVVYEPGRNPLYQRVYRGQIS; encoded by the coding sequence ATGCGGCAACTTTTACCGGGCGATATTATCTGGCGAAACATCCGGCTGGCGACGATGGACCCGCAGCGGCAAACGCCCTATGGGCTGGTGGATAACCATGCGCTGATTGTGCGCGAAGGGGGCATCGTGGATATCGTCCCGCAGGCGCAACTTCCCGTCAGTGGAGACAATATCCATGATATGCAGGGACGGTTGGTGACGCCGGGACTTATTGATTGCCATACACATCTGATTTTTGCCGGCAACCGCGCCGACGAGTGGGAGCAGCGGCTGAATGGCGTTTCATACCAGCATATTAGTGCGCAGGGGGGCGGCATCAATGCCACGGTGTCCGCAACCCGCGCCTGTCCGGAGGAAACGCTCTACCTGCTGGCGCGTGAACGGATGATGCGCCTGATCAACGAAGGTGTCACGCTGCTGGAGATTAAATCCGGTTATGGTCTGGAACTGGCGACGGAAGAAAAGATGCTACGCGTCGCCGCAAAACTTGCTGCCGAAAATGCCATTGACATTAGCCCCACGCTGCTTGCCGCTCATGCCACACCAGCGGAATATCGTGGCGACCCGGACGGTTACATCGCCATGGTATGTGAGACGATAATTCCACAGCTCTGGAAAAAGGGGTTATTTGAGGCGGTAGACCTCTTTTGCGAGAGCGTCGGCTTTAACGTGGCGCAGAGTGAGCGGGTGTTGCAGACGGCGCAGGCGTCAGGCATTCCCGTTAAAGGGCATGTCGAACAGCTTTCGCTGTCGGGCGGGGCGCAGTTAGTGAGCCGCTATCACGGCTTATCGGCGGATCATATCGACTATCTTGATGAAGCGGGCGTCGCGGCGATGCGTGACGGCGGCACCGTCGGTGTGCTATTGCCCGGCGCGTTTTACTTTCTGCGCGAGACGCAGCGTCCGCCAGTAGAACTGCTGCGTCGTTATCAAGTGCCTGTCGCCGTTGCCAGCGATTTCAATCCTGGCACCAGCCCGTTTTGCAGTTTGCATCTGGCCATGAATATGGCCTGCGTGCAGTTTGGTCTGACGCCGGAAGAGGTATGGGCGGGTGTTACGCGCCATGCCGCACGCGCGCTGGGAAGACAGGCGACGCATGGGCAGATCAGGGCCGGCTACCGGGCGGATTTTGTGGTGTGGGATGCTGAACAGCCGGTAGAGGTTGTATATGAGCCGGGGCGTAACCCTTTATATCAGCGGGTATACAGAGGACAAATCTCATGA
- the pgl gene encoding 6-phosphogluconolactonase, producing MKQTVYTASPESQQIHVWSLNHEGTLTLVQVVDVPGQVQPMVVSPDKRYLYVGVRPEFRVLAYRIAPDDGALTFAAESALPGSPTHISTDHHGRFVFVGSYNAGNVSVTRLQDGLPVELVDVVEGLDGCHSANITPDNRTLWVPALKQDRICLFTLSDDGHLVAQEPAEVNTVEGAGPRHMTFHPNQHYAYCVNELNSSVDVWQLNNPHGEIECVQTLDMMPADFSDTRWAADIHITPDGRHLYACDRTASLITVFSVSEDGSVLSIEGFQPTETQPRGFNIDHSGKYLIAAGQKSHHIAVYEIAGAQGLLTEKGRYAVGQGPMWVVVNAY from the coding sequence ATGAAACAAACAGTCTATACCGCCAGCCCTGAGAGTCAGCAAATTCACGTCTGGAGCCTGAATCACGAAGGGACGCTGACGTTGGTGCAGGTCGTGGATGTGCCCGGCCAGGTTCAGCCAATGGTGGTCAGCCCGGATAAACGCTACCTCTATGTTGGCGTGCGCCCGGAGTTTCGTGTGCTGGCGTATCGTATTGCGCCGGATGATGGTGCGCTGACCTTTGCTGCCGAATCTGCTCTGCCGGGTAGCCCGACGCATATCTCTACCGATCATCATGGCCGTTTTGTCTTTGTCGGATCGTATAACGCCGGTAACGTCAGCGTGACGCGCTTACAGGATGGCCTGCCGGTTGAACTGGTGGATGTCGTGGAGGGGCTGGACGGATGCCACTCGGCGAATATTACGCCTGATAACCGTACCTTGTGGGTACCTGCGCTAAAACAGGATCGCATTTGTCTGTTTACGCTAAGCGATGATGGTCATCTGGTGGCCCAGGAGCCGGCGGAAGTGAATACGGTTGAAGGGGCAGGCCCGCGCCATATGACGTTCCACCCGAATCAACACTATGCGTACTGCGTCAATGAACTGAACAGTTCGGTGGATGTCTGGCAGCTCAACAATCCGCATGGCGAGATAGAGTGCGTACAAACGCTGGATATGATGCCCGCTGATTTTTCCGATACGCGCTGGGCGGCGGATATTCATATCACGCCGGATGGACGGCATCTGTATGCCTGTGACCGCACCGCCAGTCTGATTACTGTCTTCAGCGTCTCCGAAGATGGCAGCGTACTGAGCATTGAAGGGTTTCAACCGACGGAAACCCAGCCGCGGGGTTTCAATATCGACCACAGTGGGAAATATCTGATTGCCGCCGGGCAAAAATCACATCATATCGCGGTCTATGAAATTGCTGGCGCCCAGGGGCTGCTGACGGAAAAAGGCCGTTACGCCGTCGGCCAGGGGCCGATGTGGGTAGTGGTGAACGCATATTAA
- a CDS encoding LysR family transcriptional regulator, translated as MKHELSSMKAFVTLAETTSFNKAAKLLNITQPALTRRIKNMEDDLHILLFERTTRQVTLTKAGRMLLPEARELIRKLDETIFNVRELNNYHHGIITLSCIPTAVFYFLPLAIGKFNALYPNIKVRILEKGTSNCMESVLCKEADFGINMNSITNPAIDFTPLVNEPFVLACRRDHPLASKQLVEWQELVNHTLIGVRASSGNRLLIEQQLADKPWKLEWFYEVRHLSTSLGLVEAGLGISALPGLAMPQAPHPTLIGIPLIEPVIRRTLGIIRRKDAILSPPAERFFSLLLNVWADDKDNLWTPFARPQQ; from the coding sequence ATGAAACACGAACTATCAAGTATGAAAGCGTTTGTTACTCTGGCGGAGACCACATCATTTAACAAAGCAGCTAAATTACTAAATATTACGCAACCCGCATTAACGCGCAGAATAAAAAATATGGAGGATGATTTACATATACTCCTTTTTGAGAGAACAACACGCCAGGTAACATTAACAAAAGCGGGAAGAATGTTGTTACCAGAAGCCCGTGAATTAATCAGGAAATTGGATGAAACTATTTTTAACGTTCGCGAACTCAATAATTACCATCACGGAATAATTACATTGTCATGTATTCCAACTGCCGTTTTCTATTTTTTACCGCTCGCGATTGGCAAATTTAACGCCTTATACCCCAACATAAAAGTACGGATACTTGAAAAAGGCACCAGTAATTGTATGGAATCCGTACTCTGCAAAGAGGCGGATTTTGGTATAAATATGAATAGCATCACAAATCCCGCCATTGACTTCACACCATTGGTCAACGAACCGTTTGTTCTGGCCTGTCGACGAGATCACCCTTTAGCCTCCAAGCAACTGGTTGAATGGCAGGAATTAGTCAACCACACACTGATAGGCGTACGCGCCTCAAGCGGCAACCGCCTCTTAATTGAGCAACAACTTGCTGATAAACCCTGGAAGCTGGAGTGGTTTTACGAGGTTCGCCATTTATCCACTTCTCTGGGTCTGGTGGAGGCAGGTTTAGGTATTTCTGCATTGCCTGGGCTGGCGATGCCGCAGGCGCCGCACCCTACGCTTATCGGTATTCCCCTGATAGAACCCGTAATCAGGCGCACTCTGGGCATTATTCGCCGAAAAGACGCCATCCTTTCACCGCCGGCGGAACGTTTTTTCTCACTGCTGCTGAATGTCTGGGCCGATGACAAAGACAATCTTTGGACGCCTTTCGCCAGGCCACAGCAATAA
- a CDS encoding 4-oxalomesaconate tautomerase, with amino-acid sequence MKKIPCVLMRGGTSRGAFLLAEHLPEEKTQRDKVLIAIMGSGNALEIDGIGGGNPLTSKVAIVSRSADPQADIDYLFAQVVVQEQHVDTTPNCGNMLSGVGAFAIEQGLMTATSPVTRVRIRNVNTNTYIDADVQTPDGRVTYEGATKIDGVPGTAAPVMLTFLNAAGAKTGKIFPTGRGTDYFDSVAVTCMDMAMPVVIIPAASVGKTGYESPEELDSDTELLRRIESIRLQAGKAMGLGDVRTMVIPKPVLISPAQHGGTLNVLYFMPHSCHKALAITGAIAIASSSVIDGTVTYSLTQNKGYGNITIEHPGGCLDVHLSNDGNTPDSIRAAVIRTARKIFSGDVYLPE; translated from the coding sequence ATGAAAAAAATACCCTGTGTATTAATGCGAGGGGGAACCTCCAGAGGTGCATTTTTATTAGCGGAGCATTTACCCGAAGAAAAAACGCAGCGAGATAAAGTATTAATAGCGATCATGGGATCGGGTAATGCATTAGAAATTGACGGTATTGGCGGCGGGAATCCGTTGACCAGCAAAGTTGCGATTGTCAGTCGTTCGGCCGATCCACAAGCGGATATTGATTATCTTTTCGCCCAGGTCGTTGTGCAGGAACAACACGTGGATACCACGCCAAACTGCGGCAATATGCTATCCGGCGTCGGCGCTTTTGCCATTGAGCAAGGGCTTATGACTGCAACGTCTCCAGTCACGCGGGTACGTATACGCAATGTGAATACCAACACCTATATTGACGCCGATGTGCAGACACCGGACGGTAGAGTGACGTACGAGGGAGCAACGAAAATTGATGGCGTGCCGGGGACAGCGGCGCCGGTCATGCTCACGTTTTTGAATGCGGCAGGCGCGAAAACAGGCAAAATTTTTCCCACTGGACGTGGTACCGATTACTTTGACTCCGTTGCCGTAACTTGTATGGATATGGCGATGCCGGTAGTCATTATTCCCGCCGCCAGCGTAGGGAAAACAGGCTATGAGTCGCCTGAGGAATTAGACAGTGATACCGAATTATTACGCCGTATTGAATCTATTCGTCTACAGGCTGGTAAAGCAATGGGCCTTGGCGATGTCCGTACCATGGTTATTCCTAAACCTGTACTTATTTCTCCTGCGCAACATGGCGGCACACTTAATGTGCTCTATTTTATGCCGCATTCATGTCATAAAGCGCTGGCCATTACCGGTGCTATCGCCATTGCCAGCAGCAGTGTTATTGACGGTACAGTGACGTATTCGCTTACCCAAAATAAGGGTTATGGAAATATTACTATTGAGCACCCTGGCGGCTGTCTTGATGTTCATTTGAGTAATGATGGAAATACCCCTGATTCTATTCGTGCAGCGGTTATTCGTACCGCAAGGAAAATCTTCTCTGGCGATGTCTATCTTCCGGAATAA
- a CDS encoding putative acyl-CoA thioester hydrolase, producing MNTLSVSRLALALAFGVTLSACSSTPPDQIPSDQIAPGTASRPILSASEAKNFVATRYFASLTPNTAPWSPSPISLPAQPDFVVGPAGTPGVTHTSIQAAVDAAMVKRTNKRQYIAIMPGDYQGTVYVPAAPGSLTLYGTGEKPIDVKIGMSIDGEMSVADWRHAVNPGGKYMPGKPAWYMFDNCQSKRAATIGVMCSAAFWSQNNGLQLQNLTIENTLGDSVDAGNHPAVALRTDGDKVQIDKVNILGRQNTFFVTNSGVQNRLQTDRQPRTLVTNSYIEGDVDMVSGRGAVVFDNTTFQVVNSRTQKEAYVFAPATLSNIYYGFLAINSRFNASGDGVAQLGRSLDVDANTNGQVVIRDSVINEGFNVATPWADAVISKRQFAGNTGTVDDKGEVQRNLNDTNYNRMWEYNNRGVGSKVVAEPKQ from the coding sequence GTGAATACATTATCGGTTTCCCGTCTGGCGCTGGCACTGGCTTTTGGCGTGACGCTGAGCGCCTGTAGCTCTACGCCGCCCGATCAAATTCCTTCCGATCAAATCGCGCCTGGCACCGCCTCGCGCCCGATTTTGTCGGCCAGTGAAGCGAAAAACTTCGTGGCGACGCGTTATTTCGCCTCCCTGACGCCGAATACCGCGCCGTGGTCGCCGTCGCCGATTTCCCTGCCCGCGCAGCCTGACTTTGTGGTTGGCCCGGCAGGCACACCTGGCGTTACGCACACGTCGATTCAGGCCGCTGTCGATGCGGCGATGGTTAAACGTACAAACAAACGTCAGTACATCGCTATTATGCCGGGCGACTATCAAGGGACCGTTTATGTTCCCGCCGCGCCAGGCAGCCTGACTCTGTACGGCACCGGTGAAAAACCGATCGATGTGAAAATCGGCATGTCGATTGATGGTGAAATGAGTGTTGCCGACTGGCGTCACGCGGTGAATCCTGGCGGAAAATACATGCCGGGTAAACCGGCGTGGTATATGTTTGATAATTGTCAAAGCAAACGCGCTGCGACTATCGGGGTGATGTGTTCCGCCGCTTTCTGGTCGCAAAATAATGGTCTTCAGTTACAGAATTTGACCATCGAAAACACCCTGGGCGACAGCGTTGATGCCGGTAATCATCCTGCGGTAGCGCTGCGTACCGATGGCGATAAAGTCCAGATTGACAAGGTGAATATCCTTGGCCGCCAGAACACCTTCTTTGTAACTAATAGCGGCGTACAGAACCGTCTACAAACCGATCGTCAGCCGCGGACGCTGGTCACAAACAGCTATATTGAAGGGGATGTGGATATGGTTTCCGGTCGTGGCGCCGTGGTGTTCGATAACACCACCTTCCAGGTCGTCAACTCCCGCACCCAGAAGGAAGCTTACGTTTTCGCCCCGGCGACGCTGTCCAATATTTACTATGGTTTCCTCGCGATCAACAGTCGCTTTAACGCATCCGGCGATGGCGTTGCGCAGCTTGGCCGCTCGCTGGATGTCGACGCCAACACGAATGGTCAGGTGGTGATCCGCGACAGCGTGATTAACGAGGGCTTTAATGTCGCTACTCCCTGGGCCGACGCGGTTATCTCAAAACGTCAGTTTGCCGGGAATACAGGAACCGTGGATGACAAAGGCGAGGTACAGCGTAACCTTAACGACACGAACTACAACCGCATGTGGGAATACAACAACCGCGGCGTAGGCAGTAAAGTGGTGGCGGAACCTAAGCAGTAA
- a CDS encoding hydratase — translation MITLYKKGVYLSADEIIAEDQYAGAVDKAQAKKGTISWSILASHNTSDNMDKLKVKFDSLTSHDITYVGIIQTAKASGMERFPLPYVLTNCHNALCAVGGTINSDDHMFGLSAAQRYGGIYVPPHIAVIHQYMREMMAGSGKMILGSDSHTRYGALGTMAVGEGGGELVKQLLNDTWDIDYPEVVAVYLTGKPAAYVGPQDVALAIIGAVFKNGYVKNKVMEFVGPGIRHLSTDFRNSVDVMTTETTCLTSVWQTDEETRSWLALHGREQDFRPLNPQPMAWYDGCIYVDLSAIKPMIALPFHPSNVYDIDTLNENLADILRQTEIESERVAHGQATLSLVDKMENGRLKVQQGIIAGCSGGNYENVIAAANALRHRSCGNDAFSLAVYPSSQPVFMDLTKKGVVAELLGAGAIIRTAFCGPCFGAGDTPVHNGLSIRHTTRNFPNREGSKPGNGQMSAVALMDARSIAATAVNGGYLTSAAELDCWANVPDYVFDPTPYKNRVYQGYIKGVTQQPLIYGPNIKDWPESGALTENILLKVCSKILDDVTTTDELIPSGETSSYRSNPVGLAEFTLSRRDPGYVGRSKAVAALEKRRQDGDAAELTAVFACIQHIAGQENVRPEDTEVGSVIYAVKPGDGSAREQAASCQRVIGGLANIAQEYATKRYRSNVINWGMLPLQMKETPNFTVGDYIYIPGILAALEQARPAITGYVIRDNVLVEEIALYIENLTAEEREIIRAGCLINFNKHRLQ, via the coding sequence ATGATTACGTTATATAAAAAGGGTGTTTATCTGTCAGCGGATGAGATTATCGCAGAAGACCAATATGCCGGGGCAGTTGATAAAGCGCAGGCCAAAAAAGGCACTATAAGCTGGTCAATTCTCGCCTCGCATAATACCTCTGACAATATGGATAAGCTGAAAGTTAAGTTTGATTCATTGACCTCACACGATATTACCTATGTAGGCATTATTCAGACGGCAAAAGCATCAGGGATGGAACGATTTCCTTTACCTTACGTTTTGACCAATTGCCATAACGCCTTGTGTGCGGTCGGGGGAACCATTAACAGCGACGACCATATGTTTGGTTTATCGGCAGCGCAACGGTATGGCGGCATTTATGTTCCCCCGCACATTGCCGTTATTCACCAGTATATGCGTGAGATGATGGCTGGCAGCGGTAAAATGATTTTGGGTTCCGACAGCCACACCCGCTATGGCGCACTGGGAACGATGGCAGTAGGCGAGGGCGGCGGCGAGTTGGTTAAACAACTGTTGAATGATACCTGGGATATTGATTATCCCGAGGTGGTCGCCGTGTATCTGACCGGCAAGCCAGCAGCATACGTCGGGCCGCAGGATGTGGCGTTGGCGATTATTGGCGCGGTGTTTAAAAATGGGTACGTCAAAAATAAAGTGATGGAGTTTGTTGGTCCTGGCATCCGCCACCTGTCTACGGATTTTCGTAACAGCGTTGATGTTATGACCACTGAAACCACCTGTCTGACTTCGGTCTGGCAAACGGATGAGGAAACCCGGAGCTGGCTGGCATTGCACGGTCGCGAGCAGGATTTTCGCCCGCTAAATCCACAGCCGATGGCCTGGTACGACGGTTGTATTTATGTTGATCTCAGCGCTATCAAACCGATGATTGCACTGCCTTTCCACCCCAGTAACGTTTATGACATCGACACGTTAAACGAAAATCTGGCTGATATTCTTCGCCAGACCGAAATAGAGTCGGAACGCGTGGCGCACGGGCAGGCGACACTTTCGCTGGTGGATAAAATGGAAAACGGGCGCCTGAAAGTGCAGCAGGGAATTATTGCTGGCTGTTCCGGCGGTAACTATGAGAACGTGATTGCGGCAGCCAATGCGTTACGCCATCGCTCATGCGGTAATGACGCGTTCTCTCTTGCCGTTTACCCGTCTTCCCAGCCGGTGTTTATGGATCTGACGAAAAAAGGCGTCGTGGCGGAGTTGCTTGGCGCAGGTGCGATAATCAGAACGGCGTTTTGCGGCCCCTGCTTTGGTGCCGGCGATACGCCTGTCCACAATGGACTGAGTATTCGTCATACCACGCGTAACTTCCCGAACCGGGAAGGATCTAAACCGGGAAATGGACAGATGTCCGCCGTCGCGCTGATGGATGCCCGTTCCATTGCCGCAACGGCAGTGAATGGCGGCTATTTAACGTCGGCAGCGGAACTGGATTGCTGGGCTAATGTGCCGGATTATGTTTTTGATCCTACGCCTTACAAAAATCGGGTTTATCAGGGATATATAAAAGGCGTTACACAGCAGCCGCTCATCTATGGGCCAAATATTAAAGACTGGCCGGAATCAGGCGCGCTGACGGAAAATATTCTACTCAAGGTTTGTTCGAAAATTCTTGACGACGTGACCACCACTGATGAGTTGATTCCGTCCGGCGAGACTTCTTCTTATCGTTCGAACCCGGTGGGGCTGGCGGAATTTACCCTCTCGCGCCGCGATCCGGGCTATGTTGGCAGAAGTAAAGCCGTTGCTGCGCTGGAAAAACGGCGGCAGGACGGTGACGCCGCAGAACTGACCGCGGTGTTCGCTTGTATTCAGCACATTGCTGGCCAGGAAAACGTACGCCCTGAGGACACGGAGGTTGGTAGCGTGATTTATGCGGTCAAACCGGGGGACGGTTCGGCACGGGAACAGGCGGCAAGTTGTCAGCGGGTGATTGGCGGTCTGGCAAATATCGCGCAGGAATACGCGACTAAACGTTACCGCTCTAATGTGATCAATTGGGGAATGCTGCCTCTGCAAATGAAGGAGACACCGAATTTTACGGTGGGGGATTATATCTATATTCCGGGCATTCTTGCGGCGCTGGAGCAAGCGCGTCCTGCCATTACAGGGTATGTTATTCGCGACAATGTGTTGGTCGAAGAAATCGCGCTGTATATTGAAAATCTGACCGCTGAAGAGCGGGAAATCATCAGAGCGGGATGTCTGATTAATTTCAATAAACACCGTTTACAATAA
- a CDS encoding anion permease, with translation MKRASLWKLITILAIPCIIALLPVPAGLSPLAWVLFGIYLAAIVGLVIKPFPEPVVLLMAVAASMVVVGNLGGGAFKTSSVLSGYASGTTWLVFSAFTLSAAFVTTGLGKRIAYLLIGKIGNTTLGLGYVTVFLDLVLSPATPSNTARAGGIVLPIINSVAVALGSEPEKSPHRVGHYLMMSVYMVTKTTSYMFFTAMAGNILALKMINDICHLQLSWGDWALAAGLPGIVMLLATPLVIYTMYPPEIKKVDNKTISKAGLQELGPMQAREKLLLVIFVLALLGWIFSSYLGINESAVAIVVMGAMLVLGVVTWDDVVKNKGGWNTLIWYGGIIGLSSLLSKVKFFDWLAELFKNNISFDHHGNIAFFVILFMSIAVRYFFASGSAYIVAMMPVFAMLANVSGAPLMLTAIALLFSNSYGGMVTHYGGAAGPVIFGVGYNDIKSWWLVGAVLTIFTFLVHITLGVWWWKLLISWHVL, from the coding sequence ATGAAACGAGCATCTTTATGGAAGCTAATTACGATATTAGCTATTCCTTGTATTATTGCTTTATTGCCAGTGCCGGCTGGGTTAAGCCCGTTGGCGTGGGTGCTATTTGGTATTTATCTTGCCGCAATAGTAGGATTAGTCATTAAACCTTTTCCTGAACCCGTTGTTTTATTAATGGCGGTTGCGGCATCGATGGTGGTCGTTGGTAATTTAGGCGGGGGAGCCTTTAAAACCTCCAGCGTCCTGAGCGGTTACGCCTCCGGGACAACCTGGCTGGTATTTTCCGCCTTCACCCTGAGCGCCGCATTTGTCACGACCGGGCTCGGCAAGCGCATCGCTTACCTGTTGATTGGTAAAATTGGCAACACGACATTAGGCCTGGGCTATGTTACCGTTTTTCTTGATCTTGTACTGTCTCCGGCAACGCCATCAAATACGGCGCGGGCGGGCGGAATCGTATTACCGATCATTAATAGCGTGGCGGTAGCGTTAGGGTCCGAACCGGAAAAAAGCCCCCATCGTGTTGGCCATTATTTGATGATGAGCGTCTATATGGTGACGAAAACCACCAGCTATATGTTTTTCACCGCCATGGCGGGGAATATCCTGGCGCTGAAAATGATCAACGATATTTGCCATCTACAACTAAGCTGGGGGGACTGGGCGCTGGCGGCAGGATTGCCCGGCATTGTGATGCTGTTGGCGACACCGTTGGTCATTTATACCATGTACCCACCGGAGATAAAAAAGGTAGATAATAAAACCATCTCCAAAGCGGGGCTTCAGGAATTGGGGCCAATGCAGGCGCGGGAGAAATTGCTATTAGTCATTTTTGTTCTGGCGCTCCTCGGCTGGATTTTTAGTAGTTATCTTGGCATTAATGAGTCGGCGGTCGCCATTGTCGTGATGGGCGCGATGTTGGTACTTGGTGTGGTGACCTGGGATGATGTAGTAAAAAATAAAGGCGGCTGGAACACGTTAATATGGTATGGCGGTATTATTGGCCTGAGCTCGTTACTCTCTAAAGTTAAATTTTTTGACTGGTTGGCTGAGCTGTTCAAAAATAATATTTCATTTGATCATCATGGCAATATTGCTTTCTTTGTTATTTTATTTATGAGTATCGCTGTACGTTATTTTTTCGCCTCCGGTAGCGCCTATATTGTAGCAATGATGCCGGTATTTGCGATGTTGGCGAACGTGTCTGGCGCGCCGCTTATGTTAACCGCCATCGCATTATTATTTTCTAACTCTTATGGCGGAATGGTGACGCATTACGGCGGCGCTGCCGGGCCGGTTATTTTTGGTGTCGGCTATAATGATATAAAATCCTGGTGGTTGGTAGGCGCTGTATTAACTATCTTTACTTTTCTTGTCCATATTACCTTGGGCGTCTGGTGGTGGAAGCTATTAATTAGCTGGCACGTACTGTAA
- the hutG gene encoding formimidoylglutamase — protein sequence MTQWYPASPALWQGRDDSIEAPDARRLFQTVTRSETFSPENWQQKIALMGFACDEGVKRNAGRPGAAGAPDALRKALANMASHQGHERLVDLGNWVALSPDLEGAQQALRDAVSRCLRAGMRTLVLGGGHETAFGHGAGVLDAFAQESVGIINLDAHLDLRQTDRATSGTPFRQLAQLCDAQSRAFHYACFGVSRAANTRALWREAQWRNVTVVEDLDCHNALAQMTQFIDKVDKIYLTVDLDVLPVWEMPAVSAPAAPGVPLVHVLRLIEPVCRSGKLQAADLVEFNPRFDEEGAAARVAARIGWQIAHWWR from the coding sequence ATGACGCAATGGTATCCGGCTTCTCCGGCGCTTTGGCAGGGGCGCGATGACAGTATAGAAGCGCCGGATGCGCGGCGTCTGTTTCAGACCGTCACGCGCAGCGAGACCTTTTCCCCCGAAAACTGGCAGCAAAAGATCGCGTTAATGGGATTTGCCTGCGACGAGGGGGTAAAACGCAATGCAGGGCGTCCCGGCGCGGCAGGCGCCCCGGACGCGTTGCGTAAAGCGCTGGCGAATATGGCCAGCCACCAGGGACATGAACGGCTGGTGGATTTAGGCAATTGGGTTGCGCTATCGCCCGATCTGGAAGGCGCGCAGCAGGCCTTGCGCGATGCGGTAAGCCGCTGTCTGCGGGCTGGAATGCGCACTCTGGTATTGGGCGGCGGACATGAAACCGCGTTTGGACACGGCGCGGGCGTGCTGGACGCGTTTGCGCAGGAAAGCGTAGGGATCATTAATCTTGATGCGCATCTGGATCTGCGCCAGACCGACCGGGCAACATCCGGTACGCCGTTTCGTCAACTGGCGCAGTTGTGCGACGCGCAGAGCCGCGCGTTTCATTATGCCTGTTTCGGCGTGAGCCGTGCGGCGAATACGCGGGCGCTATGGCGGGAAGCGCAGTGGCGGAATGTCACTGTGGTGGAGGATCTGGACTGCCATAACGCGCTGGCGCAGATGACGCAGTTTATCGACAAGGTGGATAAAATTTATCTGACTGTCGATCTCGACGTATTGCCTGTCTGGGAAATGCCGGCGGTTTCCGCCCCCGCCGCTCCGGGCGTGCCGCTGGTCCATGTATTACGTTTAATTGAGCCGGTTTGCCGTAGCGGAAAATTACAGGCGGCGGATCTGGTCGAATTTAATCCGCGTTTTGATGAAGAGGGTGCCGCAGCACGCGTGGCGGCGCGGATTGGCTGGCAAATTGCGCACTGGTGGCGTTAA